In Parageobacillus sp. KH3-4, the genomic window CGTTCGATTGCCAAATCTCTTAACCGCCGCTTCGTCCGCATTTCGCTGGGAGGCGTCCGCGATGAATCGGAAATTCGCGGCCACCGTCGCACATATGTCGGCGCGATGCCAGGGCGCATCATTCAAGGGATGAAAAAAGCAGGAACGATTAATCCGGTATTTTTATTGGATGAAATTGATAAAATGTCGAGCGATTTTCGCGGCGATCCGTCCGCGGCGCTTCTGGAAGTGCTGGATCCGGAGCAAAACCATGCGTTTAGCGACCATTATATTGAAGAACCGTACGATTTATCGAAAGTGATGTTTATTGCGACGGCAAATAATTTAGCGACAATTCCGCAACCGCTTTTGGATCGTATGGAAATTATTACAATCCCAGGCTATACCGAAGTCGAAAAGCTACAAATCGCTAAACGCCATTTGCTTCCAAAACAGCTAAAGGAACATGGACTAAAAAAATCAGCGCTGCAAATACGCGATGACGCGATGATGAGCATTATTCGCTATTATACAAGGGAAGCGGGTGTGCGCGAATTGGAGCGGCAGCTCGCCGCGATTTGCCGAAAAGCGGCGCGGCTCATCGTTTCCGAGGAGAAAAAACGCGTCATCATTACCGAGAAAAATGTTGAGGAATTTTTAGGAAAGAGAAAATACCGCTACGGTCAAGTAGAATTAGAAGATCAAGTCGGCGTGGCGACAGGGCTTGCCTACACGGCTTTTGGCGGCGACACCCTGTCCATTGAAGTATCGCTCGCTCCAGGAAAAGGAAAGCTTGTATTAACAGGAAAATTAGGCGATGTCATGAAAGAATCGGCGCAAGCGGCGTTTAGCTACGTCCGTTCTCGCGCTGAACAGCTTGGAATTGACCCGGAATTTCATGAAAAATACGATATTCATATTCACGTACCGGAAGGAGCGGTTCCGAAAGACGGGCCATCGGCTGGGATTACGATTGCGACAGCGCTTATTTCCGCATTGACAGACCGCCCGGTAAGCCGCTTCGTTGGCATGACGGGAGAAATTACATTGCGCGGTCGCGTGCTTCCGATTGGAGGATTAAAAGAAAAAACGTTAAGCGCCCATCGCGCCGGCTTGAAAAAAGTGATTTTGCCGAAGGACAATGAAAAAGACTTAGACGATATTCCGGATGTGGTGAAAAAGGATTTACAATTTGTGCTCGTTTCCCATTTAGATGAAGTATTACAACATGCATTGGTAGGGGATCAACAATGAACGTGACAAAAGCAGAAATCGTCATCAGCGCGGTGAAGCCGGAACAATATCCGGACGGCTTGCTGCCGGAATTCGCGTTAGCCGGTCGTTCCAATGTCGGCAAATCTTCCTTTATTAATAAAATGATTAACCGAAAAAATTTAGCGCGTACTTCGTCTAAGCCGGGGAAAACGCAAACGTTAAACTTTTACTTAATTAATGAATCGTTG contains:
- the lon gene encoding endopeptidase La, which codes for MEVFAVKKKELIVPLLPLRGLLVFPTMVLHLDVGREKSVRALEKAMVEDHIILLTSQKDVSIDEPDMDDLYKMGTLARVKQLLKLPNGTFRVLVEGIARAIITEIVSEEPHFMVKVEKFVDRAVKDLEDEALKRTMLEYFEQYINLSKRLSADIYASIADIDEPGRMADIIASHLPLKLEEKQRILEMIDVKERVHKIIQILHNEKEVLQLEKKISMRVKQSMERTQKEYYLREQMKAIQKELGEKEGKAGEVETLKEKIEAAGMPSHVKETALKELDRYEKIPATSAESAVIRNYLDWLIALPWSTQTEDIHDIKRAEAILNEEHYGLEKVKERVLEFLSVQQLTKSLKGPILCLAGPPGVGKTSLARSIAKSLNRRFVRISLGGVRDESEIRGHRRTYVGAMPGRIIQGMKKAGTINPVFLLDEIDKMSSDFRGDPSAALLEVLDPEQNHAFSDHYIEEPYDLSKVMFIATANNLATIPQPLLDRMEIITIPGYTEVEKLQIAKRHLLPKQLKEHGLKKSALQIRDDAMMSIIRYYTREAGVRELERQLAAICRKAARLIVSEEKKRVIITEKNVEEFLGKRKYRYGQVELEDQVGVATGLAYTAFGGDTLSIEVSLAPGKGKLVLTGKLGDVMKESAQAAFSYVRSRAEQLGIDPEFHEKYDIHIHVPEGAVPKDGPSAGITIATALISALTDRPVSRFVGMTGEITLRGRVLPIGGLKEKTLSAHRAGLKKVILPKDNEKDLDDIPDVVKKDLQFVLVSHLDEVLQHALVGDQQ